One Phaseolus vulgaris cultivar G19833 chromosome 2, P. vulgaris v2.0, whole genome shotgun sequence DNA window includes the following coding sequences:
- the LOC137811342 gene encoding protein PAL OF QUIRKY-like, translating into MFRSAQPASKPPQSTIKFLCSYGGRILPRYPDGKLRYLGGHTRVLAVDRFIPFSELLLKLEELCGASVRHLRCQLPSEDLDALISITSDEDLANLIEEYDRLSSLKIRAFLSPPRSTNNASISPSKSASLSSSSASSSSSSSSYCSQTGRAGRSDRTSAPVVDRCVHQMSPAQAYRVAVEKSKPSGRNIPLPRYGYHGSGGQVYLVHNGNHWQ; encoded by the exons ATGTTCAGATCAGCTCAACCCGCTTCCAAACCTCCCCAGTCCACCATCAAATTCCTCTGCAGTTACGGTGGCAGAATCCTCCCTCGTTATCCTGACGGCAAGCTTCGCTACCTCGGAGGCCACACCCGTGTCCTCGCCGTCGACCGCTTTATTCCCTTCTCCG AGCTACTGCTGAAGCTGGAAGAGCTCTGCGGTGCCTCCGTGAGGCACCTTCGCTGCCAATTACCCTCCGAAGATCTCGATGCTCTCATCTCCATCACCTCCGACGAAGATCTCGCCAATCTCATCGAGGAATACGACCGCCTTTCGTCGCTCAAGATCAGAGCCTTCCTCTCGCCGCCGAGGTCTACGAACAACGCTTCCATTTCTCCGTCGAAATCGGCATCGTTGTCTTCCTCCTCGGCCTCATCATCGTCGTCGTCTTCGTCGTATTGCAGCCAAACCGGCAGAGCTGGGCGAAGTGACAGAACTTCGGCGCCGGTGGTCGACCGTTGCGTCCATCAGATGTCGCCAGCGCAGGCGTACCGAGTCGCAGTGGAGAAATCAAAACCCTCCGGGAGAAATATTCCTCTCCCGCGTTACGGGTACCACGGGAGCGGTGGCCAGGTTTACCTGGTCCACAACGGGAACCACTGGCAATAG